Proteins co-encoded in one Aspergillus fumigatus Af293 chromosome 6, whole genome shotgun sequence genomic window:
- a CDS encoding GSK family serine/threonine-protein kinase has translation MSQNRPGVFSNLRMGEVVREKVQDGLTGETKEISYSQCKIVGNGSFGVVFQTKMMPSGEDAAIKRVLQDKRFKNRELQIMRIVRHPNIVELKAFYYSNGERKDEVYLNLVLEYVPETVYRASRYFNKLKTTMPMLEVKLYIYQLFRSLAYIHSQGICHRDIKPQNLLLDPSTGILKLCDFGSAKILVENEPNVSYICSRYYRAPELIFGATNYTTKIDVWSTGCVMAELMLGQPLFPGESGIDQLVEIIKVLGTPTREQIRTMNPNYMEHKFPQIKPHPFNKVFRRAPHEAIDLISALLEYTPTQRLSAIEAMCHPFFDELRDPNTRLPDSRHPGGAARDLPNLFDFSRHELSIAPALNSRLVPPHARAALEARGLDIDNFTPLTKEEMMARLD, from the exons ATGTCACAAAATCGACCTGGGGTGTTCTCGAATCTGCGCATGGGTG AAGTCGTCCGCGAGAAGGTCCAGGATGGACTGACAGGGGAAACTAAGGAGATTTCGTACTCACAATGTAAAATCGTCGGCAATGGATCGTTTGGTGTCGTCTTTCAGACGAAAATGATGCCAAGCGGCGAGGATGCTGCCATTAAGAGGGTCCTTCAAGACAAGCGCTTCAAA AATCGAGAACTGCAGATTATGCGGATTGTTCGCCATCCTAACATCGTAGAATTGAAAGCCTTCTATTACTCGAACGGCGAGAGG AAGGATGAAGTGTACCTAAACCTCGTTCTCGAATACGTACCAGAAACCGTGTATCGGGCGTCGCGGTACTTTAATAAACTCAAAACGACTATGCCAATGTTGGAAGTCAAGCTGTATATCTATCAATTGTTCCGTTCCCTGGCATACATCCATTCACAAGGCATCTGCCACCGTGACATCAAGCCCCAGAATCTCTTACTTGATCCATCCACCGGCATCCTCAAACTCTGCGACTTTGGTTCGGCCAAGATTCTGGTAGAGAATGAGCCCAACGTTTCCTATATCTGTTCCCGCTACTATCGTGCGCCGGAATTGATCTTTGGCGCCACTAATTACACAACAAAGATCG ACGTGTGGTCCACGGGTTGTGTGATGGCTGAACTCATGCTTGGTCAGCCATTGTTCCCTGGAGAGTCGGGAATTGACCAACTGGTGGAAATCATCAAGGTTCTTGGAACCCCTACTCGGGAGCAGATCCGCACCATGAACCCAAACTATATGGAGCACAAATTCCCTCAAATCAAGCCACACCCATTCAACAAG GTTTTCCGGAGAGCTCCTCACGAGGCCATTGATCTGATCTCAGCTTTGCTAGAATACACGCCGACACAACGTCTCTCCGCTATCGAGGCGATGTGCCACCCGTTCTTCGACGAACTCAGAGATCCCAATACGCGACTGCCCGACTCTCGGCACCCTGGTGGCGCTGCTAGAGACCTCCCCAATCTCTTTGATTTCTCCAGACATG AACTTTCTATTGCACCTGCATTGAACAGCCGGCTGGTTCCCCCTCATGCACGCGCCGCTCTCGAGGCCCGGGGGCTAGACATTGACAACTTCACTCCTCTCacgaaggaggagatgatggcaCGTCTCGACTGA
- a CDS encoding NCBP1 family protein: MADYERRPHGYSRGGRKRRYRDDEDFDRRPQRRRYEEPLVVKVRRQLLTLAESAARRAEDDAVVIAKSVAENYEDEELRKSFVEIAIDLVIEQPLKIPFIAATVLVANNYKSELVEDVLKRARESLQQYIDVGAWREVKLLLRFLGCLQSIFEGDGVFPILEELFARAVDLQTASSEDLLGLELVKIILFTIPYTMASPATGFEAQASALLEKTDIIASTPHALVDLVNPFALKDGEPTAVQSVISLLQNQLQAEANRGWELACLPRPWKRSESEEDGPIEAGPKHAFPQITVPNPVRKGARAIFPEIYLSVYANQDLETVPPTSDIASSLLREALVDTINILDFNRIATAKFLIDVDCYFTPYTFVKRATPFDRLRDLPGDRPTWKPEDVAVDAVFSQLFQLPSPEHKLVYYHSVLTECCKIAPAAIAPSLGRAIRFLYRSLDTIDLELMHRFLDWFAHHLSNFGFTWKWSEWIEDLELPLVHPRMAFITGAIDKEIRLSFAQRIRGTLPDPYQELITEGKEKDTPDFKYSSDTTPYAKEGREIMQLIRRKAGDEEIQPLITAIEEQAKALGVDDPMLPSTDAFVTSICFVGSKSLSHVLSCIERNKERLLAIGPKSARARCQIITSVMEYWVDQPGVAINIIDKLLNYTILTPLSVIEWALVERLQAGTILSRTHIFEMISATVGKVTNRLRQIVAARTQPGLYEPQLSVLDETLSREKADMQALFRVIEDSVVSVAGGSNDGLMERGDGSGNLPEDEIIRQWGRRWLRVFRRKAGVEESFITEAMADATPVGTVAPAPQPTASETGGVVNDAADGDMDIAGADEAVKIS, from the exons ATGGCCGATTACGAACGCCGACCACACGGATACTCAAGGGGAGGGCGCAAGAGGCGTTATAGAG atgatgaggattttGACCGGCGCCCACAGAGACGCAGATACGAAGAGCCACTTGTGGTCAAGGTCCGACGACAGCTGCTAACTCTTGCCGAATCT GCGGCTCGAAGAGCAGAGGACGATGCTGTGGTCATCGCAAAGAGTGTCGCAGAGAACtatgaggatgaagagctgAGAAAAAGCTTTGTCGAAATTGCCATTGATCT TGTCATAGAGCAACCGCTGAAAATTCCCTTTATTGCTGCTACAGTTCTGGTCGCCAATAACTATAAATCAGAGCTTGTGGAAGATGTCCTCAAACGAGCACGCGAATCACTGCAACAGTACATTGATGTCGGAGCCTGGCGCGaggtcaagcttcttctgcgaTTTCTGGGTTGCCTTCAATCTATTTTCGAGGGAGACGGCGTCTTTCCAATCCTGGAGGAACTTTTTGCCCGTGCGGTTGATCTCCAAACCGCGTCATCTGAAGAC TTGCTAGGACTCGAGCTCGTCAAAATTATTCTCTTCACGATCCCATACACTATGGCATCTCCAGCTACTGGGTTTGAAGCACAAGCAAGTGCCCTCTTGGAGAAAACGGACATCATCGCCTCAACACCGCATGCTCTAGTTGACTTGGTGAATCCATTTGCCTTAAAGGATGGTGAACCAACTGCTGTGCAGAGCGTCATCAGTTTGCTTCAGAACCAACTCCAAGCCGAGGCAAACCGTGGCTGGGAACTTGCTTGCCTTCCTCGGCCCTGGAAGAGGTcggaaagcgaagaagatggcccCATAGAAGCCGGACCTAAACATGCTTTCCCTCAGATCACCGTCCCGAATCCTGTACGAAAAGGAGCCAGGGCAATTTTCCCCGAGATCTACCTCTCTGTATACGCGAATCAAGACTTGGAGACGGTCCCTCCGACGTCGGACATTGCGTCGTCTCTGTTGAGAGAAGCACTCGTGGATACAATCAACATCCTCGACTTCAACCGCATCGCTACTGCCAAGTTTTTGATAGATGTGGATTGTTATTTCACACCATACACTTTTGTGAAGCGTGCTACGCCATTTGACAGGCTGCGCGATCTCCCTGGGGATCGCCCTACATGGAAGCCTGAGGATGTGGCTGTCGACGCCGTCTTCTCCCAGCTATTCCAGCTTCCTTCCCCAGAACATAAGCTTGTTTATTATCACTCAGTCCTCACAGAATGTTGCAAGATTGCGCCCGCTGCAATTGCCCCCAGTTTAGGTAGGGCTATTCGTTTCCTGTATCGAAGCCTTGACACAATTGATTTGGAGCTCATGCACCGATTCTTGGATTGGTTCGCTCATCACCTGAGCAACTTTGGATTCACGTGGAAATGGAGCGAATG GATTGAGGACCTCGAGCTCCCGCTTGTCCACCCAAGAATGGCGTTCATTACGGGCGCCATTGACAAAGAAATTCGATTGAGCTTTGCTCAACGCATCAGAGGAACTCTGCCAGATCCATACCAGGAATTGATAACcgaaggaaaggagaaggatACTCCTGATTTCAAATACTCCTCAGATA CTACTCCTTACGCCAAAGAAGGCAGAGAAATCATGCAACTCATTCGTAGAAAAGCGGGCGATGAGGAGATTCAGCCACTGATCACCGCCATCGAGGAGCAAGCGAAGGCCCTAGGAGTCGACGACCCTATGCTGCCCTCTACCGATGCCTTTGTCACGTCTATCTGCTTCGTTGGCTCTAAGTCTCTTTCTCACGTCCTGTCATGCATTGAGCGGAACAAGGAAAGACTGTTGGCAATTGGGCCCAAATCAGCTCGTGCCCGTTGTCAGATCATCACCTCAGTGATGGAGTACTGGGTGGATCAACCAGGCGTCGCGATCAATATCATCGACAAGCTGTTGAACTACACGATTCTGACACCCTTATCTGTCATCGAATGGGCCCTGGTGGAGAGGTTGCAAGCAGGAACAATTCTTAGCAGAACACATATCTTTGAGATGATATCTGCTACGGTTGGCAAGGTCACCAACCGTCTGCGGCAGATTGTGGCTGCCCGCACCCAGCCCGGTCTCTATGAACCTCAATTGAGTGTCTTGGACGAGACCCTGAGCCGCGAAAAGGCCGATATGCAGGCTCTGTTCAGGGTAATCGAAGACTCTGTTGTGTCGGTCGCTGGCGGTAGTAACGACGGACTGATGGAGAGAGGGGATGGAAGTGGTAACTTGCCAGAGGACGAAATCATCCGTCAGTGGGGCCGCCGATGGCTCAGGGTATTCCGACGCAAGGCTGGCGTGGAAGAATCATTCATCACCGAGGCCATGGCTGATGCCACACCGGTCGGGACGGTGGCCCCTGCGCCCCAGCCGACTGCCTCTGAGACTGGGGGGGTTGTGAATGATGCAGCAGATGGAGACATGGACATTGCTGGCGCAGATGAAGCCGTCAAGATTTCGTAG
- the erg3A gene encoding sterol desaturase family protein, with the protein MDIVLEIWDTFIGDRVYSALLPLSLSSTVSLPGLTNAANSSLSLFGASKPFVYEPATQLFRLEPSKYAYLSAWPRNNIYRQFLSFFLIVWIFGIIVYFISATLSYIFIWDKTTVKHPKFLKNQIPMEIAQTMRSMPVMSLLTAPFLVAEVRGYAKLYDSVDEEPFPYYSILQFPLFIAFTDFCIYWIHRGLHHPLIYKSLHKPHHKWIMPSPFASHAFHPLDGWSQSVPYHVFPFIFPLQKLAYVFLFGFINLWTVMIHDGEYVANSPIINGAACHTMHHLYFNYNYGQFTTLWDRLGGSYRKPNEELFRRETKMDEAEWKRQTKEMETILKTVEGEDDRKYLSQEEAKKDL; encoded by the exons ATGGATATTGTTCTTGAGATCTGGGATACCTTCATCGGGGACCGCGTATATTCGGCTCTGCTTCCCCTATCACTCTCCTCGACGGTCTCATTACCAGGCTTGACCAATGCTGCCAATAGCTCTTTGTCCCTGTTTGGTGCCTCCAAGCCGTTTGTGTACGAACCCGCCACTCAACTGTTCCGTCTGGAGCCGTCCAAGTACGCCTACCTGAGCGCATGGCCCAGAAACAACATCTACCGCCAGTTCCTGAGCTTCTTTCTGATCGTTTG GATCTTCGGCATTATCGTTTACTTTATTTCCGCAACCCTCTCctacatcttcatctgggACAAGACGACAGTCAAGCATCCAAAGTTCCTCAAAAATCAGATCCCCATGGAGATTGCGCAGACCATGCGATCGATGCCTGTCATGTCTCTTTTGACCGCTCCCTTCTTGGTCGCCGAGGTTAGGGGATACGCCAAGTTGTACGACTCCGTCGACGAAGAGCCGTTCCCGTACTATAGCATCCTCCAGTTTCCTCTTTTTATCGCCTTCACCGATTTCTGCATCTACTGGATTCACCGCGGCTTGCACCACCCGCTGATCTACAAGTCCCTCCACAAGCCCCATCACAAGTGGATTATGCCTAGCCCCTTCGCGTCGCATGCCTTCCACCCCTTGGATGGTTGGTCGCAGAGTGTTCCTTACCATGTTTTCCCGTTCATCTTTCCCCTTCAGAAGCTGGCCTatgtttttctcttcggCTTTATTAACCTATGGACGGTAATGATTCACGACGGAGAATATGTTGCCAACAGCCCGATCATCAACGGGGCTGCTTGCCACACGATGCACCACCTCTACTTCAACTACAATTATGGACAGTTCACCACACTGTGGGACCGTCTCGGTGGCAGCTACCGGAAGCCCAACGAGGAACTCTTCCGGCGCGAGACGAAGATGGATGAAGCCGAATGGAAGAGACAGAccaaggaaatggagacaATTCTCAAAACAGTGGAAGGCGAAGACGACCGCAAGTACCTCTCTCAAGAAGAGGCTAAAAAGGACCTTTGA
- the rcoA gene encoding uncharacterized protein — MYNTHRGMVPAPNSRLTELLDQLRQEFENQSRSTGEFEHQLTGQLQEMEMIRQKVYQLEQAQIKMKQDYEAEIRVLRHELESRGVQPISSHLAGPAQHAGPSQAPPPALGHGPSNLFGGIMTNQGGSGPGLAPPPPQDQQPPQHTLQQPAPAAQQSAPQPPQSSFGGYQPGAAVNGYGPAPPPTASPGPGKRSRAPPGPATPQQTHQLAYPDPRVSPQIARPTPPSQALVTSRGERPGNMLANWNPDDLPASQKREGADWYAIFNPEVQRVLDVDLVHHLVHDSVVCCVRFSRDGKYLATGCNRSAQIFDVTTGQIVATLQDESVDKDGDLYIRSVCFSPDGKYLATGAEDKQIRVWDIAARTIKHIFTGHEQDIYSLDFAGNGRYIASGSGDKTVRLWDILDGKLVYTLSIEDGVTTVAMSPDGHYVAAGSLDKSVRVWDTTTGYLVERLESPDGHKDSVYSVAFAPNGRDLVSGSLDKTIKLWELSVPRAGYTNAVKGGKCVRTFEGHKDFVLSVCLTPDGHWVMSGSKDRGVQFWDPITGNAQMMLQGHKNSVISVAPSPTGNLFATGSGDMRARIWRYSTYTGR, encoded by the exons ATGTACAACACACATCGTGGGATGGTTCCCGCTCCCAACTCCCGTCTTACAGAGTTGCTGGACCAGCTGCGCCAGGAGTTCGAGAATCAGTCTAGAAGCACCGGGGAGTTCGAGCACCAAT TAACCGGCCAGCTtcaggagatggagatgattcGACAGAAGGTCTATCAGCTGGAGCAGGCAcagatcaagatgaagcaagA CTACGAAGCAGAAATTCGAGTCCTGCGCCACGAGCTGGAATCGCGCGGCGTTCAGCCCATCTCATCCCATCTTGCTGGCCCTGCGCAGCATGCGGGCCCGTCTCAGGCGCCTCCCCCGGCCCTTGGCCATGGCCCCAGCAATCTGTTCGGTGGAATCATGACCAACCAAGGAGGTAGTGGTCCCGGTCTtgcccctccccctccccagGATCAGCAGCCTCCCCAGCATACCCTTCAACAGCCTGCTCCCGCGGCTCAGCAATCAGCGCCCCAACCGCCGCAGAGCTCCTTTGGAGGATATCAGcctggtgctgctgtgaACG GTTACGGACCGGCACCGCCTCCGACCGCTTCTCCTGGCCCCGGAAAGAGGTCTCGCGCCCCGCCTGGGCCTGCAACTCCTCAACAGACTCACCAGCTAGCCTATCCCGACCCGCGCGTGTCCCCTCAAATTGCCCGTCCCACTCCTCCTAGCCAGGCCCTTGTGACGTCTCGCGGCGAACGTCCCGGGAACATGCTGGCTAACTGGAACCCCGACGACTTGCCCGCTTCACAGAAGCGCGAGGGGGCCGATTGGTATGCGATCTTCAACCCTGAAGTTCAGCGAGTGCTTGATGTGGATCTCGTCCATCACCTGGTCCATGACAGCGTTGTCTGCTGTGTCCGTTTCAGTCGCGACGGCAAATACCTCGCCACGGGCTGCAACCGCTCCGCTCAGATCTTCGACGTGACCACTGGCCAGATCGTCGCTACCTTGCAAGACGAAAGTGTAGACAAGGATGGAGACCTGTATATTCGCAGCGTCTGCTTCAGTCCCGACGGCAAGTACCTTGCCACCGGAGCCGAAGACAAGCAAATCAGG GTGTGGGACATTGCGGCGCGTACCATTAAGCATATCTTCACCGGTCACGAGCAAGATATTTACTCGCTTGACTTCGCTGGCAACGGTCGATACATTGCTTCCGGCAGCGGAGACAAGACCGTGCGTCTCTGGGACATCCTCGACGGTAAACTCGTCTACACTCTCAGCATCGAGGACGGCGTCACCACTGTAGCCATGTCTCCCGACGGCCACTACGTTGCGGCCGGCTCCTTGGATAAGAGTGTCCGTGTTTGGGACACCACTACTGGATATCTCGTGGAGCGTTTGGAGAGTCCTGATGGGCATAAGGATAGCGTTTACTCAGTCGCCTTCGCTCCCAATGGTCGGGATCTGGTTAGCGGCAGTCTTGACAAGACGATCAAGCTTTGGGAGCTAAGCGTCCCCCGGGCTGGCTACACAAACGCCGTGAAGGGTGGTAAATGTGTGCGCACATTCGAGGGCCACAAG GATTTTGTTCTGAGCGTGTGTCTCACCCCCGATGGACACTGGGTCATGAGCGGTTCCAAGGACCGGGGTGTTCAATTCTGGGATCCCATCACTGGAAATGCACAGATGATGCTCCAAGGACACAAGAATTCCG TCATCTCGGTTGCTCCCAGCCCTACAGGCAATTTGTTCGCCACGGGCAGTGGCGACATGCGGGCGAGAATCTGGAG ATACTCCACTTATACCGGACGGTAA